One Ricinus communis isolate WT05 ecotype wild-type chromosome 7, ASM1957865v1, whole genome shotgun sequence genomic region harbors:
- the LOC8278149 gene encoding uncharacterized protein LOC8278149, translated as MAGWAASNNNKKLNPGALDENDILMGALLARKSSIDLLQNCDLPPPLKVFSGSDRTIRSSMNRVFSMMGKEEENNEFDIHGSVGGGENGKLEILKALRLSQTRAREAEKKAASLAKENDCISNALLRESMQLFAYRQWVRLLEVQVMKLQSEGKHQGNRWCCSCGGRLEGVKKLLKDGEDCGSGDGGGGVCWILAWAFCIGIAGVRLAFGCRYLF; from the coding sequence ATGGCAGGTTGGGCAGCAtcaaataataacaagaagTTAAATCCTGGAGCTTTGGATGAGAACGATATATTGATGGGTGCTTTGCTTGCTCGAAAATCAAGTATTGATCTATTGCAGAACTGTGATCTTCCTCCACCACTAAAGGTGTTTTCTGGGTCAGATAGGACAATCAGATCGTCTATGAACAGGGTTTTTAGCATGATGggaaaagaagaggaaaacaaTGAGTTTGATATACATGGAAGTGTTGGTGGTGGTGAGAATGGGAAGTTGGAGATTCTGAAGGCATTAAGATTGTCACAAACAAGAGCAAGAGAAGCAGAGAAGAAAGCTGCAAGTTTGGCTAAGGAGAACGATTGTATTTCTAATGCTCTGTTGAGGGAATCCATGCAACTATTTGCATATCGTCAATGGGTTAGGTTACTTGAGGTTCAAGTAATGAAGTTGCAATCAGAAGGGAAACATCAAGGAAATAGATGGTGTTGCAGCTGTGGAGGAAGACTTGAAGGGGTTAAAAAATTGTTGAAAGACGGAGAGGATTGTGGAAGCGGTGATGGCGGCGGCGGGGTGTGCTGGATTTTGGCATGGGCATTTTGTATAGGGATTGCTGGTGTGAGACTGGCTTTTGGATGTAGATATTTGTTTTGA
- the LOC8278151 gene encoding bifunctional riboflavin biosynthesis protein RIBA 1, chloroplastic, with protein MASVYLYISSFNPSPLQGGYKGLHCAYPFAPNDLTDLVVSSNPTRKLCFRLKGVSRVRASLVSGEGDLLSYHNNNGAPGQDTIVSNKFNPSPGLELQPDAIGFDTLSAEITPTTSAFFPDDDEYDLDHPTDGFASIPEAIEDIRQGKLVIVVDDEDRENEGDLIMAASKATPEAMAFIVKHGTGIVCVSMKGEDLERLELPLMVTHKENEEKLCTAFTVTVDAKHGTTTGVSAHDRAATVLALASRDSKPGDFNRPGHIFPLKYREGGVLKRAGHTEASVDLSMLAGLEPVAVLCEIVDDDGSMARLPRLRQFAQTENLKIISIADLIRYRRKRDRLVELAATAPIPTMWGPFEAYCYRSLLDGIEHIAMVKGEIGDGKDILVRVHSECLTGDIFGSARCDCGNQLALAMTQIEAAGRGILVYLRGHEGRGIGLGHKLRAYNLQDDGRDTVEANEELGLPVDSREYGLGAQILRDLGVHTMRLMTNNPAKYVGLKGYGLAIAGRVPLLTPITRENMRYLETKREKMGHIYD; from the exons ATGGCTTCTGTTTATCTCTACATTTCCTCTTTCAATCCCTCTCCTTTACA AGGAGGCTATAAGGGTCTGCATTGTGCCTATCCATTTGCGCCAAATGATTTAACTGATCTAGTAGTCTCAAGCAACCCCACTAGGAAATTGTGTTTCAGGTTGAAGGGTGTTAGTCGAGTTAGAGCCTCATTGGTATCTGGAGAAGGTGATCTTCTCTCTTATCATAATAACAATGGAGCTCCAGGACAAGATACCATCGTTAGCAATAAGTTTAACCCATCACCTGGCCTTGAATTACAACCTGATGCAATAGGTTTCGATACACTTTCTGCCGAAATAACTCCCACTACGTCTGCTTTCTTTCCTGATGATGATGAGTATGATCTTGATCATCCTACTGATGGATTTGCTTCTATACCTGAGGCCATTGAAGATATTCGTCAAGGCAAG TTAGTAATTGTTGTCGATGATGAAGACAGAGAAAATGAGGGAGACTTGATAATGGCAGCATCAAAGGCAACTCCTGAAGCTATGGCATTTATTGTCAAGCATGGAACCGGTATTGTATGTGTGAGTATGAAGGGAGAAGATTTGGAGAGGTTGGAACTGCCCCTAATGGTAACACACAAGGAGAATGAGGAGAAACTTTGCACTGCATTTACTGTTACAGTG GATGCAAAACATGGCACAACAACAGGTGTTTCGGCTCATGACAGGGCAGCAACAGTGTTGGCTCTTGCCTCTAGAGATTCAAAACCTGGAGATTTTAATCGCCCTGGTCATATTTTTCCACTTAAGTACAGGGAAGGAGGGGTTTTAAAAAGAGCTGGACATACAGAAGCTTCTGTTGATCTTTCAATGTTAGCTGGGTTAGAGCCTGTTGCTGTTTTATGTGagattgttgatgatgatggctCCATGGCTAGATTACCTAGGCTTCGCCAGTTTGCACAAACAGAAAACTTAAAAATCATTTCCATAGCCGATCTAATCAg ATATAGGAGGAAGAGAGACAGATTAGTGGAGCTGGCTGCTACTGCTCCAATACCAACTATGTGGGGCCCATTTGAAGCCTACTGTTACAGGTCACTGCTGGATGGAATAGAGCATATAGCAATGGTCAAA GGTGAAATTGGGGATGGTAAAGATATTCTTGTGAGGGTGCATTCTGAGTGTCTCACAGGTGATATATTTGGATCAGCTAGATGTGATTGTGGAAATCAGCTAGCTCTTGCTATGACACAAATTGAGGCAGCTGGCAGAGGTATATTAGTTTACCTCCGTGGACATGAAGGTAGAGGAATTGGTTTAGGCCACAAGCTTCGGGCCTACAATCTACAAGATGATGGACGGGACACAGTTGAAGCCAATGAGGAGCTGGGTTTGCCTGTTGATTCTCGGGAATATGGACTTGGTGCCCAG ATACTACGAGATCTGGGTGTCCATACTATGAGGTTGATGACAAATAATCCTGCAAAATATGTGGGGCTTAAAGGTTATGGCCTGGCCATTGCAGGCAGAGTCCCATTGTTGACTCCAATAACTAGGGAGAACATGAGATACTTGGAAACTAAACGTGAAAAGATGGGGCACATTTACGATTAA